Below is a genomic region from Anoxybacillus flavithermus.
TCAACGCCTGGTTCCCGTACGTCCTAGTGGCGATTTTACTTGTCATTACGCGCACCGTAACAGAAGTGAAAGCGTTTTTAACAGGAGAAAGCGTCACCATTCTCATCGATAACTTATTCAACTCTGGCATTGCGATTAAATCAACGCCGCTCTATTTGCCAGGTACGATTTTCTTCATCGTTTCGCTCGTCACGTACGTGTTACATCGCATGGATGCAAAAAGCTACAAAAAAGCGTTTACCGATTCGTTTAAAACGGCATTAAGCGCAGGTTCGGCACTCATTTTCGCGGTACCGATGATCAACATTTTCATTAATACGAAAACAGATGAGCTGGCGAGCATGCCGCTCGTTTTAGCCGAAGGCGTATCGCATATCGCTGGTTCTTCATGGCCGATCGTGGCGCCGCTCATTGGTGCGCTCGGCGCGTTTATCGCAGGAAGCAACACATTTAGCAATATGATGTTCTCGCTTTTCCAATTCGGTACAGCAGAAAGCATCGGTTTATCGGCGTCAGGCGCTGCCGTTGTCGTGGCGCTACAAGCGGTTGGTGGCGCAGCTGGAAATATGATTTGCGTTCATAACGTCGTCGCCGCTTCCGCCACAGTCGGTCTTGTCGGTCGAGAAGGAAGCTTAATTCGTAAGGCGCTCATTCCGATGACGTATTACATTTTAGCGGCTGGTATGCTCGGCATGGGCTTGATCGTCGGCGGCTTTAACGTTTGGTTTGTCCTTTATGCCGTCATCGTCGTCGCATTCATTTTATTTATGATGTCAAACCGCGGCAAAACGAAACGAGCAGAAAACCAAATATCAGCATAATCAAAAAGGGTGTCCTGTAAAACGGATACCCTTTTTTACTCGATTATTCCTTACTCTCCTCGTCCATCAACAAATGATGAATATGGCACACAAATTTTTCAATAAAAGAGATGTACTGCTCTACCTCTTCTTTACATATGCGATGTTGTTCCTCTTCATTATGTGGTCGATCGGATTGATGGGCAATTTCATTTCTTCGGCGATATATATCATCTACATACTTTGCGACCGTTTCATGTCTCATTTGTAATGCTTGACACGTTTGAGCAAATATTTTTTCCTTCGAGATTAAAGAAAGAACTTCTTTAATCGCTTTACTCGCCATAAATGTTTTGTAGCTATGTCGAAAAATGATTTCCTCTGACAACCAGTCGATCGTCTCCGGATTTTTCAATGCCTCTTCTAATGTTTGAAGCGACACAATAAACGTCTTGTAGCTTTCTGTTTTTTGTACTTCTCCTGAAAACATTTTTAATAAACGATAACGTACAATTTCATGCATATAAAAATCAAGTGCACTCAGTGAACTACCCGCCACCTACGCTTCGCTTAGAGGTGGGGGCTTCTAAGGTAATCGCACCTAACGGTACGAAATTGACTTAGCGATCGAGCCTGTTCCATGCTCTATTTATGATTATGCTAACAATCGCAATCCTTCGCGTTTGATGTTGATAGCAGCGTTCCAATCACGGTCTGCCACAAAACCACAATCACAGCGAAATATACGCTCAGAAAGAGATAGAGACTCCTTTACTTGACCACAACATGAACAAGTTTTGGATGATGGAAACCACTTATCTATTTTGATAAGTTTTTTCCCTTGCTCCTCTAACTTGTATTGGAGAAATGTCGTAAACATGCCCCATGCATGATCAGCAACGCTTTTGCCGAAATGGAGGGCTTGTGACATTCCCTTCATGTTGAGGTCTTCGATGACCACGCAATCATACTGCTTCGCTAATTCGTATGATTTTTTGTGTAGAAAGTCTTTTCGTTGGTTTGCAATTTTCTCATGTCGTTTCGCTACTTTCAGACGCTGTTTGTGCCAACGATTAGAGCCTTTCTTTCTGCGTGATAGAATACGCTGTTCCTTCGCTAATTTTTCCAAGGATTGACGATAGAATCGAGGATAATTGGCTCTCTTACCCTCACTATCGACAAATAAACCATTCATGGAAAAATCTAAGCCGACAACAGCTTGCACTTCTTTTTGTACAGGTTGACGTTCGTATTCGGTGAGAATAGAAACGTAGTATTTTCCTGTTTTCGTTTTAGAAATGGTGCAAGACTTGATCGTATGATGTGACGGAATTTCCCGATGTTGCTTTATTTTCACCCATTTCAATTTTGGCAATTTGATATAACCGTCCAAAAGCATGATGTTTCCGTTGACCACGTTGGTTGTGTAGGACTGTTTTGCTTTGCGGCTTTTGAATTTTGGAAATTTAGCACGACCAGAGAAGAAGTTTTGGTATGCCTTTTGCAAATTCAGTTGAACATTTGCCAACGCAAGGCTATCCACTTCTTTGAGCCATGCAAATTCCTTTTTGTACTTGGCAGGAGTAGGGAATTTTTGCTTTTTCAAGGCTTCTTTGTCGTCTTTGAACTTTTCATACATTTGTATGCGTTCTTCAAGCATTTTGTTGTAGACGAAACGGACACAACCAAATGTTTTTGCAAGAAGTTGCTCTTGTTCTTGCGTTGGGTACAGACGGAACTTATATGCTTTGTTTGCCATATCGAATCACCTCACTTCATCCCTTGATTTTCTATATATTTCTTTATCACTTCGATGGGCGCGCCATCCGTTGTAAGTAAGCAAAAGCTTCTTGACCAAAAATATTCTTTCCACAGTTTTCTTTTGACTTGTGGAAAATGCTTTTTGATCAGTCGAGAACTTGCGCTTTTATAGGCATTGATGAACTTTGATCATTCACCATTCGAATGCGCTTTGAACAAAATATGCACATGGTCAAGATCGTGATTCCATTCGACCAAGGAAATATTGTAATTTTCACCCAGTCGAACAAACATATCTTTTGCATAGTCAGATATGGTATCATCAATTACCTGTCTGCGATATTTTACAACCAGAACAAGATGATCATACAACAGGAACATGGAATGGTTATTATTGTCTAATTTCATTGATACATCAGACTTTCATGTTTTTAAGACTGATTATATCATAACACAAAAAAAGAGAAACGTTAGGCTACGCTTAACCGGCATTCATCCCCCACTTTCACTTCGTTTAGAAGTGGGAGACTTCTTTCGGAGGGAAGTTAAAAAAACAACTTGGCTTCGTAAAATATCTTCTGCGTGCTGTCTTTTTCCGCTCTTCATCAACTCGTCATAAATAGAAAATTTCTCCCGAATCGACTGAATGTTATATTGAAATTGTTGAATAATGTCGATCGCTTTTTGTTCGACAGTAAACACGCGCCTTTTTTCTAACTGTCTTGATTCACGTGTCAAAGAAACATCTTTTAAAAATTTCTCTTTACTCATGAATATACTCAACCCACTTATTTAAAAAGTTCGTTTGAATAAGCGGAATGCCACCATACTTTCCTTTCATGTATCCTTTCTCAATATTTTCATCTTTTCGCACATGTTTAACGTCAGAAATAGAATATAAGTCCGTGCTTGCAGATGCACTGTTTTTTTCTGTAATCCATATTTGATCTCTCCGCAAAATCGTTAAATCTAACAAATTCGTATCATGTGTCGAAAAAATGAGCTGAGCGTGTTTTGGATTTAGTTTTGGCGTTTGGAACAGTTTAATGATTTGCAATACTAATAACGGATGCAAGCTTGTTTCCAATTCATCAAATACTAAACATTTACCATTGCTTAAAATATCAAGAATAGGTCCCATGATTTCAAATAAACGTTGAACCCCTCTCGATTCTTCTGATAGATGAATAGTCATGTTTGGATAAACAAGTTTCACTTCATAGTTTACATGAGAACCCTTCAGCAACAACATTTTTAGTTCTTCGGGCATATGTGGTGGTAAATCGCTATAAGAAAGTTGTTTTTTTTCTACTTTTGTTATTATGTTTTCAACGGGAATGTGGAAGTAATTTAACATATTCAAAAGAATATTTTTATTTGTTTCGTTTGTTGAGATTTGATCAATGGTATAATGTAGCCAACTTTCATTACTTGCAAACTGATTGACAACCAGTTCATTGCGTAAAAATAAAAACGCATGTTTCACCTCTTCGGCATTTGACCAAACACCTGCAGTCGCTAAAAAGAGACGATTTTGTCTCGTCTTTGATCTTTTAATTTCATCTAATTCTTTTTGGAATTTGTTCCCGAATATATATTGTTCCTCTAATCGTTCGAACACTCTCGCTTGTCTTCCATTTGGAAAGAAATATAAGTACTCTTCTAAAATTTTTTCTCGTGTGATTGAAAAACCATATGCATAGCGAACACCATTTACAATAAATTGCAATTCAAATACGCTTGGTCGATGTTCCTCTAATTTATGGGGAAGGATAGGGATATCATCTCCCTCATGAAACGAGTCTGCTTCATTAACTAAAAATTTAACAAAACCAATCGCTTGTAATACATTGGACTTTCCTGATCCATTAGCCCCATAAATAGCTACCAGAGGCAACAGTTGGATTTTTTCGTCTATTTTCATCGTACATTCTTTATGTTCCCCATCTTTCGTCGCAAGCATCGAAAGTGTCACTTTTTCACGTATCGACTTAAAGTTTCCACACGAAAATTGAATCAACATATGATATCCCTCAAATCATCGTTTTTTTCATCCACATTATCACACTTTAATTATATTTTATTCGTTATTTTTGTGAAAAATCCTCTAAAACAAAAAATAAAATTATTAATCATAACTGTTTTATATTCCTTCCTTTTTCCTTCCCTTCTTATATGATATAATGACTTGTTGCAGCCTACATGTAAAGGAGTCGTTTACAGTGCATATCATCTGTACAACGTTGAATGCGAAATATATTCATACGAACTTAGCAATTCGCTATTTAAAAGCGTACGCCCAACCGGAGTTTCATGTGGAGCTTGTCGAATATACCATTAAAGACCCTGTGTTAAACATCGTCACCGATTTATATCGCCGCAAACCCGATGTCGTCGGGTTTAGCTGTTACATTTGGAACATCGAACAGACGATTGAAGTGATTCAGCTTTTGAAAAAAGTGCATCCGACCGTCACAATCGTCGTCGGGGGACCAGAAGTGTCATATGACGTCGCTTATTGGCTTGAGCGCGTGCCGGAGTTTGATTATATCGTCATCGGCGAAGGAGAAGAAACGTTTAAACAGCTTCTGACAGCGCTTCAAAATGGCGATGATGTCGCAAACATCGCTGGGCTTGCGTTTCATCAAGACGGCAAAGCGATCATCAACCCGCAACGAAATAAAATGAACTTAGCGAACATGCCGTCACCGTTTCGCTTTCCAGAAGATATCCCGCATTTATCAAAACGCGTCACATACGTCGAGACGAGCCGCGGCTGTCCGTTTAGCTGTCAATTTTGTTTATCGTCGATTGAAGTCGGCGTCCGCTACTTTGATCGTGAAAAAATAAAGGAAGATTTGCGTTATTTAATGAAACACGGAGCGAAAGTGATTAAATTTGTCGATCGCACGTTTAACATTAGCCGTAGCTATGCGATGGATATGTTCCAATTTTTAATTGACGAGCACGTGCCGGGCGTCGTGTTCCAATTTGAAATTACTGCCGACATTATGCGCCCAGAAGTCATTGAATTTTTAAATAAAGAAGCGCCGCCAGGGCTATTCCGTTTTGAAATCGGGGTGCAGTCGACAAACGATGAAGTAAATAAACTCGTCATGCGGAAGCAAAATTTTGAAAAGCTCACCCGCACCGTCACGATGGTCAAACAAGGCGGGAAAATTGCCCAACATCTTGATTTAATTGCCGGGCTTCCGGAAGAAGATTACACATCGTTTCGCAAAACGTTTAACGACGTATTTGCGCTCCGTCCTGAAGAATTGCAACTCGGCTTTTTGAAAATGTTGCGCGGCACAGGCTTACGCCATAAGGCAAACGAATACGGCTACGTCTTTATGGACCGCGCACCGTATGAAATTTTGCGAAACAACGTGCTGTCGTTTCATGACATCATTCGCTTAAAACAAGTCGAAGATGTGCTTGAAAAATATTGGAACGATCATCGGATGGATGAGACGATCGAATATATCGTCACCCATTTGTTTGACACGCCGTTTGACTTTTTCCAATCGTTCGGCACATATTGGGACGAACAAGGCTGGGCGCGGATCGGACATCAACTTGAAGATTTATTCCGCCGCCTCTATTCGTTTTTACAAACGACAAATACAGACGACTTGCCAATTGTCGAAGCGTTGATGAAATACGACTATTTGCGCCATCAAAAACAAAAACCGCGCAAACCGTGGTGGGATGAAAAAACGGACAAACATATGCGCGCACGCGTATATGAAAAACTGTCCGAACAACCGCACCTTCTTTCACTAAGCGAAAAAGAACTATTTAAACATACGGTCGTTGAACTCATCCCGTTCGACTTGCCACATTATTTACAAACGAAACACATTCGCCATTGCCATATGGCGATGATCGTATACTTCAACCAAACGACGATGAAAGCAGAGACGTATTTTTTAGAAATGGAAAAGTAGGAGCCTCCACTCCTACTTTTTCTTCTTTACCTCTTCTATTAACTCCATCACTTTATGGGCATTGATGTCGCCTTGTTCGTGTCCGAATTCTTCCTTTAATATGTCGCTTGGAATCGGAATTGTTTTGCCTGCTTGTTTGTTTTTCATGTTCCTTGCCGTCCTTTTTTCGAATTTCGGTTTGCGCCGCGGCTCATATCTTCTCCGCCAGCGTATTGCGCTTCAAATTCGTCTTTTGGCATGCTTTCTGTCGGCGTTTGGTTGTTCGTTTTTGCGGCATCGTGTGTCACTTTGCGCTTCATGATCGTTCACCTCCCGCACGTTCTTTTTTGTATGCAATGAGTATAATGTCTTCGCCCGTTTGTTCACGCAGTTTACGCTCAAATTGTTGCACTTCGGCAATGTCGCGTTCATGCAACTGTGCAATTGGAAAACGCATATGAATCCCCCCTCACAAGTAATGTCACGCAAATGAACATATTTTATACACCATTGAGCCACATTAATGATGAGGTGATCATCATGGAAAAAGACAAAGAAATCGAATCGCCCATTTTCGATGAGACGCAACCGCATCAAATACACGCCCCGTCATTTAAAGGAACGGGCATCGAGATGAAGCCACCATTTGTCAATCGATATGGGGTTGTCATCGGCGATAGTAAATACAATTCGCCAAACTCCCCACTTCATGAATGGAGCGATGACATAGACCCGAGCGTGATGGCGGGTGATGAATGGGTACATCCGACAAACGACATCGGTTGGAATACCCCCGAAAATCGCGCCTTACTCGAAGAAAAACGGAGCGAACTAGCCCCGTTTGCTCATCCAGATAAAGACGTCGGATACGGGGCGGATTGACACATTCGCCCCGTTTTCGTCATACATTGAAGGAGCAATACATGACGAGGTGGCGTATATGAATGGATTCAACTCATGAAAGTGATAGGTGTCGGGATATATTCTTTTATTTATGAGCTAGAAGAAATGAAAAAAGGGGGATCATTTTCCCCCTGTAAATGAAATGCCTTTAATAAAATAACGGTTGAAAAATGCATAAATGACTAACACAGGCATGGTAAATACCATCGACGCCGCCATAATGTAGTTCCAATAACTAATGTACTGTCCTTTGAAACTATTTAACCCAAGCGGCAACGTGAACAGTTGCGGATCAGACAAAATGATAAGCGGACGCATAAAGTCGTTCCATGAGCCCATAAAAACGAAAATAGCTTGCGCGGCGAGCGCTGGGCGAGCGAGCGGCAACACGATGCGGAAAAATGTGCCGATGCGGCTTAATCCGTCTAACGCGGCCGCTTCTTCTAACTCTTTCGGGAAGTTGATGAAAAATTGACGCATCATAAAAATAAATGTCGCATTAATCATCGCTGGGACAATCATCCCTTGATACGAGTTCAACCAACCGAGCTGTTTTAAAATTAAATAGTTCGGAATCATCGTCACTTGCGCTGGAATCATTAATACCGCCAAAATGATCATAAAAATCGTCTGTTTTCCTCGGAACTGAAGACGAGCAAGCGCGTAACCAGCCATTGAGTTAAATATTAAATTCAACATTGTCACCGTCACCGCAATAATGACGCTATTCATAAACCAACGCGGGAAAAGCTCTTGTTCAATAAAAATTTGTTTATAATTATCAAGCGTAAAGTCTTTCGGAATAAAGCTGATCGAACCGCTTACAATTTCTTCAAGCGTTTTAAACGATGACGAAAGCGCCCATAAAAACGGAATCATCGTCACAATCGCATATAATACGAGAATCGTATATAACAATGCTTTGCCAAATCGCATGTCCTTCCCCCCTTAATAAAGCGACTCTTCTTTTGAAAATTTTCGTTGCAGCCACGTCGCAAGCAAAATGACGATCGCTAGCGCAAACGCAAGCGCGGCCGCATAGCCCATCGTTCCGAGCGATTTAAACGCATATTGATAAATCAGTAGGACGACGGTTAACGTGGCGTTGTTCGGTCCGCCTGAACCGCCCGAGAAAATGTATGATTGGTCAAATAATTGGAACGTACCAATTAATCCCATAATGATAACAAACGATGTGACAGGTTTTAAGTACGGCACAGTCACGTACCAAAATTTATGCCAAGCGTTCGCCCCGTCTAACTCTGCCGCTTCGTATAATGAATCCGGAATGTCTTGCAATGCGGCTAAATAAATGACCATAAAAAACGGTGCGGTTGACCAAATGTTCATAATCATAATGGCGTTTAATGCAACAGAAGGATCACCAAGCCAGTTGTATGTCGGCAAGCCAAGAAACTTAAGCACATGGTTGACAAGCCCATTTTGGTTATACATCCACATAAAAATAAGCGTCAACACAGCCGATGATGTTAACGTCGGCAAAAAGTAGACGATGCGGAAAAACTTTTCCCCTTTTAACCCCGCATTGAGCGTCGCCGCTAAAACGAGCGCTAACATCGTTTGCGTTGGCACGACGATCGCCACATATTTCGCTGTGTTCCAAAGCGCAATTTTGGCGCGCGTATCGTCTAATATGCGCGTAAAGTTATCGAATCCGACAAATTGAAAGCTCGCTGTTCCTAACAACTGCACTTTATGAAACGATAAATAAATCGCAAATAAAATTGGACCGATGACGAATAAAAGAAGAACAAATAACGTTGGTGATAATAACGTATATGCCGTTCCTGCTTCTTTCCATCGTTGACGACGAAACATATTTTCATCTCCTTTATCTCGTGCTATTCACCTCTTTCAAGTGAAGATTGTGTATCACTTCACTTGAAAGAAGGGAACAGCGAGGGGAATGTCCCCTCAGCCGTTACTTCGCTTCAATTTCTTTATTCGCAATGTCTTGCGCTTTTTTGAGCGCTTCATCAAGCGGTTGTTCACCTAAAAAGGCGCTGACAAATTGGTTGTTAAAGTTGTTCATAATAATCGGCAAGTTCGTCCCGTTTTGCCATACGGTTGCATACGGTGCTCCAGCAACGAGTGCGGCGCGCAATTCATCTTTATCATATCCTAATTCAGCCGCCACCGATTTACGAGTTGGCAACGCAAAACCTTTACTTGTCCAAATTTTCATTCCTTCTTTTCCTGTTAAAAACGAAATGAGTTTCCATGCCGCTTCTTTCTTTTGTGAATCTTTGTTCATGACGTACGCAACTGTATACGCCATCGTTCCTTTTTTGCCGTCAATCGTTGGTACTTCGGCTGTGCCGAACTCCGTATTCGGGAACGTTTCTTGGAGGAATGGAATCGCCCAGTTTCCTTCAATAACCATCGCTGCTTTTTGTTGTCCGAACATTTCGCCGCCCCAGCCGGCGCCTACTTCGCTCGGTTGTGCTGCTGATTTATCTTTTAAGCGCATATCAACGATCGGTTGCAACGCTTCAACCACTTTCGGATCGGCAAAGCTTGCTTTATTGTCTGTCACAACTTTGCCGCCTTTTGACTCCGCAATGTAGTACAAGCGCGCGAGCTCTGGCGCCGCTCCGAAGCCGTACACTTCCGTTCCTTTTGTTAATTTTTTCGCCGCCTCGCGCAATTCATCCCACGTTTTCGGTACATCTAATCCTGCTTCGGCAAACATTTTTTTATTGTAGAAAAGCGCTAACGTCGAATAGTCTTTCGGGAATCCGTATATTTTGCCATCTGGACCTTTGAATGCATCAAGAAGCGGTTTTTCGAAATCGTTTATATCAAAATCTTCTGTCACATAGTCATCTAATGGCTCGAGCACGCCTGTTCCAATCATCGCTGGCGCTTCGAACGCATCTAAATAAAATACGTCTGGACCTTCGCCGCCAATTAAGCGTGTTTTAATGACGTCCATATATTGATCGGAAATGACTTCATGTTTGACTTTAATGTTCGGATATGTTTTCTCAAATTCATCTAACGTTTGTTTCAACAACTTTTGTTCCATTGGGTTGCCGCCCCAACCAGCGATCGTCACTTCTACTTGTTCTTCTTTCTTTTCGCTTTTTTCTTCATTTTTCGCCGTTTTTTCTTCACCGCCACATCCTGCTAAAACGCTTCCAAAAAGCAACGTCGACATTCCAACTGCAAACCATTGTTTCTTTTTCATTTCATAAGACCCCTTTCTTATTCAATATAGTATATGGAAGGGAGACGAGCTCCCTTATTCCCGATGAAAAGCATGTACAATGGCATCGTATGTTAAATCGGCTGTCGTTTCGACGATATAGTCTGCTTCTTTTAACGCTTCTTTGTCGCCAACACCAATCGCAAACATGTTTGCTGCTTTAATGGCCGCCACCCCTGCTTGCGCATCTTCTACGCCCACGCACGTCGACGGATCGACACGTAACTGCTCGGCGGCCGTGAGGAAAATTTCTGGGTGCGGCTTGCTGTTTTGTACTTTTGCCGCATCGACAATCGTATCGAAATATTCCCGAATGCCGAGCCGTTCGACAACCGTAAACGCATTTTTACTTGCGGACGCTAAGCCGATTTTTATATGATTGCGCTTCAACTCACGCAATAAATCGAGCATGCCAGGAAGCAAATCGTTCGGTGTCATGCGCGCAATGAGCTGTTTGTAATGCTCATTTTTTTTATGCGCAAGCGCTTCTTTTTCCGCCGTCGTATAGCGGTCCGCTTGGCCGCCGAGCGCTAAAATGCGCTCGAGCGACTCCATGCGGCTCACCCCTTTTAATTGCTCGTTAAACGCGCGATCAAACGTGATGCCTAATTGTTCTGCAAGCTGTTTCCATGCGATAAAATGGTACTCTGCCGTATCGGTTATGACACCGTCTAAATCGAAAATGACTGCTTTTAGTTGCTTGTTCATCCTGTCAAACCCTTTCATGTCAGTGGAATTGTCACTTCATCTTTTACTTCATATACGGTACCGAACACATCAAATGTCACGGCATCGTGAACGTTCGTCACTTTTTTCACAACAAGTTGTTCATGCGTCGCCGTCACTTCTAATCGGTCGCCGCGCCAATAAATTGGGAACGATAGTTTTTTCCATTGTTTTGGAAGCTTCGGATGTATGCGCAATTTTCCATCCAACATGCGCACGCCACCAAATCCACATACGACGGATTGCCAGACGCCGCCGATCGATGCGGTATGCATGCCGTGGTCCGATGATTTCATATTCGGTCCTAAGTCGATGCGCGCCGCTTGTTCAAACAATTGATACGCTAACTCGCGATCGTCCATATCGCTCGCTAAAATGCAATGTGTCGATAAGCTAAGCGATGAATCGTGCAACGTTTTTGGCTCATAGTAGTTCCAGTTCGCTCGTTTCACTTCTTGTGAAAACTTGTTTTCTAGCAAGTAAAACAACACCATAATGTCCGCTTGTTTCGATACTTGAATGTTGTTTACTTGTTCGAGGTTGTAATCTTCAAAAATCGTGCCGACGCGCGTTTGTTTTTTATATTTCGTTAAGTCGATGATTTGTTTTGTTAAATATGTGTCATCTTGCGGAATGACGAGATCTTCTTCGCGCGGCTTTGGCAAGTAAATGAGATCGACTTTTTCTTTCCATTTTTTATACGCGTCATGTACGCCAATTTTTTCGTGCAACGCGTCAAGAAGTGCTGCATTCGTTTCTTTTAATCTTTCATAATAGCGAATCGCCGTTTCGATATTCCAATGCGCCATGTAGTTCGTAAAAGCGTTGTTGTTGACGTGCTCTTTATATTCATCTGGGCCGATGACGTCGTTAATGTGATATTGTTGTTTTTCTTCATTCCACTCTAAGCGGCTCGCCCAAAACGTTGCGGTATCAAACAACATTTCATATCCACAACGCTCCATAAAGTCGTCATCGCCTGTCACTTTGTAATATTGCCATACCGCAAAAGCGATGTCGCTCGTAATATGTTGTTCAATAAAGCCCGACCAAATTTTCGTCGCTTTTCCGGTGACAATATCGACAGCGCCCCATACCGGCGTCACTTCATCGCCCGTAAACGCTGATTCCCACGGATACATTGCCCCTTCATAGCCGTTCGCTTTCGCTTTTCGGCGCGCCCCTTCAATCGTGTTGTATCGATATTCAAGCAAGCTGCGCGCGATATGCGGAAACGTGTATGTGAAAAACGGCAAAATGAAAATTTCTGTATCCCAAAACGAATGCCCTTTATATCCTTCGCCTGTCAACCCTTTCGCCGCGACACCGAAGCGGGCATCATGCGCTGGCGTCATAATAATTAAATGGTAATGCGCAAAACGAATCGCAAGCTGGTCAAATTCGTTTTCACTTTCGATCGTAATGTTCATTTGTTCCCAACGCTTTCTCCATTCCGAAACGTTTTCGGAAAAGAGCGCATCG
It encodes:
- a CDS encoding transposase, whose product is MANKAYKFRLYPTQEQEQLLAKTFGCVRFVYNKMLEERIQMYEKFKDDKEALKKQKFPTPAKYKKEFAWLKEVDSLALANVQLNLQKAYQNFFSGRAKFPKFKSRKAKQSYTTNVVNGNIMLLDGYIKLPKLKWVKIKQHREIPSHHTIKSCTISKTKTGKYYVSILTEYERQPVQKEVQAVVGLDFSMNGLFVDSEGKRANYPRFYRQSLEKLAKEQRILSRRKKGSNRWHKQRLKVAKRHEKIANQRKDFLHKKSYELAKQYDCVVIEDLNMKGMSQALHFGKSVADHAWGMFTTFLQYKLEEQGKKLIKIDKWFPSSKTCSCCGQVKESLSLSERIFRCDCGFVADRDWNAAINIKREGLRLLA
- a CDS encoding ATPase — encoded protein: MLIQFSCGNFKSIREKVTLSMLATKDGEHKECTMKIDEKIQLLPLVAIYGANGSGKSNVLQAIGFVKFLVNEADSFHEGDDIPILPHKLEEHRPSVFELQFIVNGVRYAYGFSITREKILEEYLYFFPNGRQARVFERLEEQYIFGNKFQKELDEIKRSKTRQNRLFLATAGVWSNAEEVKHAFLFLRNELVVNQFASNESWLHYTIDQISTNETNKNILLNMLNYFHIPVENIITKVEKKQLSYSDLPPHMPEELKMLLLKGSHVNYEVKLVYPNMTIHLSEESRGVQRLFEIMGPILDILSNGKCLVFDELETSLHPLLVLQIIKLFQTPKLNPKHAQLIFSTHDTNLLDLTILRRDQIWITEKNSASASTDLYSISDVKHVRKDENIEKGYMKGKYGGIPLIQTNFLNKWVEYIHE
- a CDS encoding B12-binding domain-containing radical SAM protein, which encodes MHIICTTLNAKYIHTNLAIRYLKAYAQPEFHVELVEYTIKDPVLNIVTDLYRRKPDVVGFSCYIWNIEQTIEVIQLLKKVHPTVTIVVGGPEVSYDVAYWLERVPEFDYIVIGEGEETFKQLLTALQNGDDVANIAGLAFHQDGKAIINPQRNKMNLANMPSPFRFPEDIPHLSKRVTYVETSRGCPFSCQFCLSSIEVGVRYFDREKIKEDLRYLMKHGAKVIKFVDRTFNISRSYAMDMFQFLIDEHVPGVVFQFEITADIMRPEVIEFLNKEAPPGLFRFEIGVQSTNDEVNKLVMRKQNFEKLTRTVTMVKQGGKIAQHLDLIAGLPEEDYTSFRKTFNDVFALRPEELQLGFLKMLRGTGLRHKANEYGYVFMDRAPYEILRNNVLSFHDIIRLKQVEDVLEKYWNDHRMDETIEYIVTHLFDTPFDFFQSFGTYWDEQGWARIGHQLEDLFRRLYSFLQTTNTDDLPIVEALMKYDYLRHQKQKPRKPWWDEKTDKHMRARVYEKLSEQPHLLSLSEKELFKHTVVELIPFDLPHYLQTKHIRHCHMAMIVYFNQTTMKAETYFLEMEK
- a CDS encoding ABC transporter permease, producing the protein MRFGKALLYTILVLYAIVTMIPFLWALSSSFKTLEEIVSGSISFIPKDFTLDNYKQIFIEQELFPRWFMNSVIIAVTVTMLNLIFNSMAGYALARLQFRGKQTIFMIILAVLMIPAQVTMIPNYLILKQLGWLNSYQGMIVPAMINATFIFMMRQFFINFPKELEEAAALDGLSRIGTFFRIVLPLARPALAAQAIFVFMGSWNDFMRPLIILSDPQLFTLPLGLNSFKGQYISYWNYIMAASMVFTMPVLVIYAFFNRYFIKGISFTGGK
- a CDS encoding sugar ABC transporter permease; the encoded protein is MFRRQRWKEAGTAYTLLSPTLFVLLLFVIGPILFAIYLSFHKVQLLGTASFQFVGFDNFTRILDDTRAKIALWNTAKYVAIVVPTQTMLALVLAATLNAGLKGEKFFRIVYFLPTLTSSAVLTLIFMWMYNQNGLVNHVLKFLGLPTYNWLGDPSVALNAIMIMNIWSTAPFFMVIYLAALQDIPDSLYEAAELDGANAWHKFWYVTVPYLKPVTSFVIIMGLIGTFQLFDQSYIFSGGSGGPNNATLTVVLLIYQYAFKSLGTMGYAAALAFALAIVILLATWLQRKFSKEESLY
- a CDS encoding ABC transporter substrate-binding protein; this encodes MKKKQWFAVGMSTLLFGSVLAGCGGEEKTAKNEEKSEKKEEQVEVTIAGWGGNPMEQKLLKQTLDEFEKTYPNIKVKHEVISDQYMDVIKTRLIGGEGPDVFYLDAFEAPAMIGTGVLEPLDDYVTEDFDINDFEKPLLDAFKGPDGKIYGFPKDYSTLALFYNKKMFAEAGLDVPKTWDELREAAKKLTKGTEVYGFGAAPELARLYYIAESKGGKVVTDNKASFADPKVVEALQPIVDMRLKDKSAAQPSEVGAGWGGEMFGQQKAAMVIEGNWAIPFLQETFPNTEFGTAEVPTIDGKKGTMAYTVAYVMNKDSQKKEAAWKLISFLTGKEGMKIWTSKGFALPTRKSVAAELGYDKDELRAALVAGAPYATVWQNGTNLPIIMNNFNNQFVSAFLGEQPLDEALKKAQDIANKEIEAK
- a CDS encoding beta-phosphoglucomutase encodes the protein MKGFDRMNKQLKAVIFDLDGVITDTAEYHFIAWKQLAEQLGITFDRAFNEQLKGVSRMESLERILALGGQADRYTTAEKEALAHKKNEHYKQLIARMTPNDLLPGMLDLLRELKRNHIKIGLASASKNAFTVVERLGIREYFDTIVDAAKVQNSKPHPEIFLTAAEQLRVDPSTCVGVEDAQAGVAAIKAANMFAIGVGDKEALKEADYIVETTADLTYDAIVHAFHRE